From the genome of Clostridium sp. BNL1100, one region includes:
- a CDS encoding TlyA family RNA methyltransferase, with amino-acid sequence MEKERLDVLLVNKGLFESREKCKSAIMAGLVWIDGIREDKPGTKVPVECEIEIKENVNPYVSRGGLKLAKAVSRFNINLEDKTCLDIGASTGGFTDCMLKNGATKVVAVDVGYGQLAWELRNDPRVICMERTNVRYVKPEDIGFLSDFASIDVSFISLTKVLPAVLALLKDEAELVCLIKPQFEAGREKVGKHGVVRDSAVHKEVIFNIINFVIASNLYIKELSFSPIKGPEGNIEYLLYTTKKENQDSKDINELVESVVSEAHNTLVKS; translated from the coding sequence TTGGAAAAGGAAAGACTTGATGTACTACTTGTAAATAAAGGCTTGTTTGAGAGCCGTGAAAAATGCAAGAGTGCTATTATGGCCGGACTTGTGTGGATTGATGGAATCAGGGAGGACAAGCCGGGTACAAAAGTCCCTGTTGAATGTGAGATTGAAATAAAGGAAAATGTCAATCCTTATGTAAGCAGGGGAGGATTAAAGCTTGCTAAAGCCGTCAGTCGTTTTAATATAAATCTTGAAGATAAAACCTGCCTTGATATAGGTGCGTCAACCGGAGGTTTTACGGATTGTATGCTTAAAAACGGTGCAACAAAGGTAGTTGCTGTAGATGTTGGGTATGGTCAGCTGGCATGGGAGTTGAGAAACGACCCCAGAGTCATATGTATGGAACGTACAAATGTCAGATATGTTAAGCCGGAAGATATCGGCTTTTTATCTGATTTTGCGTCAATAGATGTTTCGTTTATATCACTTACAAAGGTGTTGCCGGCAGTTTTGGCACTTTTAAAGGACGAGGCTGAGCTGGTATGTCTTATAAAACCACAGTTTGAGGCAGGGCGGGAAAAGGTTGGCAAGCACGGTGTTGTGAGGGACAGCGCTGTTCATAAGGAAGTTATATTTAATATAATTAATTTTGTTATTGCCAGTAATTTATATATAAAAGAGTTATCGTTTTCACCGATTAAAGGCCCGGAAGGCAATATAGAGTATTTATTGTATACAACAAAAAAAGAAAATCAGGATTCAAAAGATATTAATGAACTTGTAGAAAGTGTTGTTTCCGAAGCACACAACACACTGGTAAAAAGCTGA
- a CDS encoding arginine repressor, with the protein MKYNRHAKILDIIDNNDIETQEELAEKLKQQGMDVTQATVSRDIKELRLIKVMTAEGKYKYSAFAQSENQVSNRLITILTEAYVSSDYANNIVVVKTLSGMAQAAGSAIDSLKWTEILGTIAGDDTLIMVCRAEKIAEDIVNKFNKMIKS; encoded by the coding sequence ATGAAATATAACAGGCATGCAAAAATTTTGGATATAATCGATAATAACGATATTGAAACACAGGAAGAGCTTGCAGAAAAGCTCAAACAACAAGGGATGGATGTAACTCAGGCCACAGTTTCCCGTGATATTAAGGAACTAAGGCTGATTAAGGTTATGACTGCTGAAGGCAAATATAAATATTCTGCTTTCGCTCAGTCTGAAAATCAGGTTTCAAACAGATTGATTACCATACTTACAGAAGCATATGTTTCAAGCGATTACGCAAATAATATTGTTGTTGTTAAGACTCTTTCAGGTATGGCTCAGGCAGCCGGTTCTGCAATAGACTCCCTCAAATGGACTGAAATACTGGGTACAATTGCCGGAGATGATACATTGATAATGGTTTGCAGGGCTGAAAAAATTGCTGAGGACATTGTTAATAAATTTAATAAAATGATAAAATCATAA
- a CDS encoding NAD(+)/NADH kinase, translating to MKKIGIITNREKDKGLEYTKQLVESIKKHGGQAVLPTYDGTFEMDDIDNHVVEICDNCDMIICLGGDGTFLRTARTAYLYGLPMLGINLGSLGFLTDVEKGEIDKAVENILNDRYTLEDRIMLSSKLYKDGKLVARDVAINDIVISRGGIPRILHLSTYIDNNLVEMYPGDGIVVATPTGSTAYSLSAGGPIVEPTSGLIIITPICPHILSSRALITSDMRKIKICVSQGFEHKAIVTVDGQKNLEITGGDYLEIEKTDSTVKIIRVNSKNFFTVLRSKIYERKEE from the coding sequence ATGAAGAAAATCGGAATTATAACCAACAGAGAAAAAGATAAAGGTTTAGAATATACAAAACAATTGGTTGAAAGTATTAAAAAACACGGTGGACAAGCTGTATTGCCTACTTATGACGGTACTTTTGAAATGGATGATATTGACAACCATGTAGTTGAAATTTGTGATAATTGCGATATGATCATATGCCTCGGTGGAGACGGCACTTTTCTGAGAACAGCCAGAACCGCATATTTGTACGGACTCCCTATGTTGGGAATTAACCTTGGTTCTCTTGGGTTTTTAACTGATGTTGAAAAAGGTGAAATAGACAAAGCGGTAGAAAATATATTGAATGACAGGTACACTTTAGAAGATAGAATAATGTTATCATCCAAATTATATAAGGATGGGAAGTTGGTTGCCCGGGACGTGGCAATAAATGATATTGTGATTTCGAGAGGGGGTATTCCAAGAATACTTCACCTTAGTACTTATATTGATAATAACCTTGTTGAGATGTATCCGGGGGACGGCATCGTTGTTGCTACCCCAACAGGCTCCACAGCGTATTCTTTATCGGCAGGAGGGCCCATAGTTGAGCCTACATCGGGGCTGATTATCATAACTCCGATTTGTCCGCATATTTTGTCTTCAAGAGCATTAATTACATCGGATATGCGAAAAATAAAAATATGTGTCTCACAGGGTTTTGAGCACAAAGCTATTGTAACTGTGGACGGACAAAAAAATCTTGAAATTACAGGTGGGGATTACCTGGAAATAGAGAAAACAGACAGTACTGTAAAAATAATCAGAGTGAATTCTAAAAACTTTTTTACCGTACTTAGAAGTAAAATTTACGAGAGAAAAGAGGAGTAA